The following proteins are co-located in the Pedobacter frigiditerrae genome:
- a CDS encoding MbnP family protein: MNIKNISIAIVAILTIAFTSCKKDETINTAEKGTFTLEFENQINGVPLVLNTQNYTNATGESFNISTFKYYVSNIKLTKTDGSIYAIPESYILMDAAKPSSLLNNLKDIPAGDYTKIAFTIGVDKERNLAGAQTGALDPALGMFWTWNSGYIFVKFEGTSPQSTATDKSLTFHIGGIVDPNNTIRTFSTDFSTGNPLRIRADKNPQVHFVVNAGSLFKGKQNISFAQLNFTMGGANSVIVADNYVNGLFEFEHIHN; the protein is encoded by the coding sequence ATGAATATCAAAAATATATCAATCGCAATTGTTGCGATTTTAACTATTGCATTTACTTCTTGCAAAAAAGATGAAACCATTAACACAGCCGAAAAGGGAACTTTTACCTTAGAATTCGAAAATCAGATAAATGGCGTCCCACTAGTATTAAACACTCAAAATTACACCAATGCCACTGGCGAGAGTTTCAATATTTCTACATTTAAATATTATGTAAGCAATATCAAATTAACCAAAACAGATGGGTCTATCTATGCAATTCCTGAAAGTTATATTTTAATGGATGCAGCAAAACCAAGTTCTTTATTAAACAATCTCAAAGACATTCCGGCAGGAGATTACACTAAAATAGCTTTTACCATTGGTGTAGATAAGGAGCGGAATTTGGCAGGTGCACAAACTGGAGCATTAGATCCAGCTTTAGGAATGTTCTGGACTTGGAACAGTGGTTACATCTTTGTAAAATTCGAGGGAACATCACCACAATCAACAGCAACAGACAAATCATTAACCTTTCACATCGGTGGAATTGTTGACCCAAATAACACCATTAGAACTTTTAGCACAGATTTTAGTACTGGAAATCCGCTAAGAATTAGGGCAGATAAAAACCCTCAAGTTCATTTTGTGGTGAATGCTGGAAGTTTATTTAAAGGAAAACAAAACATCAGCTTTGCTCAATTAAACTTTACCATGGGCGGCGCTAATTCTGTAATTGTAGCAGATAATTACGTAAATGGTTTATTCGAATTTGAACACATACACAATTAA
- a CDS encoding alpha-L-fucosidase, with protein MKKIIILLLLGITSASAQNYQPNWSSLDSRPVPQWFKDSKFGIFIHWGVYSVPAYGRKGSYSEWYQRGLTDGDTARVNYHKAKFGNLTYYELADQFKAELFKPDEWANLIEKSGAKYVVLTSKHHDGYALWPSKETDKNWGFPWNAVTIGPHRDLLGDLFKAIRKTSVHPGLYYSLMEWYNPLWRNDKGRYVNEHAWPQMKDLVNTYKPDVFWTDGEWEASAETWKSKEFLAWLYNDSPIKQNVVTYDRWGSGDVRFKHGAVFTPEYQPDLDFEYHYWEESRGMGFSYGYNREEDAWDYNSAQSLVLQLIDKVSRGGNFLLDIGPDEHGKIPPIMQERLLQIGNWMNINGEAIYGTERWRNASQWSEGRKDYKAKDGSGDYLLKITLNPETGYAVKNCFFTYNATTNNLYALLPIYPSDKKIVLQNLSFKSNTRIELLETKESLKWENNGNDVVVTLPSFDPNKIKSNYAYVLKIFNYGAFSKKPKVSVNYSIGALNPVVTISSNDEIRYTLDGTLPTTTSNLYQSPLKITTSSTLNVKAFAKNILPSELVTIPLKVYQWKNAIIPKDIIKGLTLSIYESFITSVDELEKLKPVKVKSASQISLVDTTRKEQVGLIYEGYIKIPETDIYDFFLSADDGSNLWIDGELLYNDGLHGGIEKMEKFALKKGFHSLKISYFQATGDAELSLKVASSKIKKQNVPMEWFFQKLRK; from the coding sequence ATGAAAAAAATAATCATTTTATTGTTGTTAGGTATTACATCAGCATCTGCTCAAAATTACCAACCAAACTGGAGTTCGTTAGATAGTAGGCCAGTACCACAATGGTTTAAGGATAGCAAATTTGGTATTTTTATACATTGGGGAGTTTATTCTGTTCCAGCTTATGGGCGAAAGGGAAGTTATTCAGAATGGTATCAGAGAGGTTTAACTGATGGGGATACCGCTCGTGTAAACTACCATAAAGCAAAGTTTGGCAATTTAACTTATTACGAATTGGCCGACCAATTCAAAGCTGAGCTTTTTAAACCAGATGAGTGGGCTAATTTGATTGAAAAATCAGGTGCAAAATATGTTGTATTGACTTCAAAACACCATGATGGCTATGCATTATGGCCAAGTAAAGAAACCGATAAGAACTGGGGGTTTCCTTGGAATGCTGTTACAATTGGGCCTCACCGTGATTTGCTTGGCGATTTATTTAAAGCTATCCGTAAAACATCGGTGCATCCAGGGCTATATTATTCTTTAATGGAGTGGTATAATCCACTATGGAGAAATGATAAAGGTAGATATGTGAATGAACATGCTTGGCCGCAGATGAAAGATTTAGTAAATACTTATAAACCAGATGTGTTTTGGACAGATGGTGAATGGGAAGCTAGTGCAGAGACCTGGAAAAGCAAGGAGTTTTTAGCATGGCTTTACAATGATAGTCCAATTAAACAAAATGTGGTTACTTATGACAGATGGGGAAGTGGCGATGTACGCTTTAAACATGGAGCTGTTTTTACGCCCGAATACCAACCAGATTTAGATTTTGAATATCATTATTGGGAAGAGAGCCGTGGAATGGGATTTTCTTATGGCTACAATAGGGAGGAAGATGCATGGGATTATAATTCTGCGCAGTCTTTAGTTTTACAGTTGATTGATAAAGTAAGTAGGGGTGGTAATTTTTTGTTAGATATTGGTCCCGATGAACATGGTAAAATTCCACCAATTATGCAGGAGCGTTTGTTGCAAATTGGTAATTGGATGAATATAAATGGCGAAGCAATTTATGGCACAGAACGATGGAGAAATGCTTCTCAGTGGTCTGAAGGTAGAAAAGACTATAAAGCAAAAGATGGTAGTGGCGATTATTTGTTAAAAATAACATTAAATCCAGAAACTGGTTATGCCGTTAAGAATTGCTTTTTTACATATAATGCTACAACCAATAACTTATATGCTTTATTGCCAATTTATCCATCAGACAAAAAAATAGTCCTGCAAAATTTATCGTTTAAATCTAATACCCGAATTGAATTATTAGAAACTAAAGAATCCTTAAAATGGGAAAATAATGGTAATGATGTGGTCGTAACTCTTCCATCATTCGACCCAAATAAAATCAAAAGTAATTATGCTTATGTACTAAAGATTTTTAATTATGGTGCTTTTTCTAAAAAACCTAAAGTATCGGTTAATTATAGTATTGGAGCTTTAAATCCTGTGGTAACCATAAGCTCAAATGATGAAATCAGGTATACTCTTGATGGCACTTTACCAACAACAACTTCAAATTTATATCAATCGCCTTTGAAAATAACAACTAGCTCAACTTTAAATGTGAAGGCCTTCGCCAAAAATATCCTGCCAAGTGAATTAGTTACCATCCCATTAAAGGTATATCAGTGGAAAAATGCAATTATACCTAAAGACATCATAAAAGGATTAACCTTAAGTATTTATGAATCTTTTATTACTTCGGTAGATGAATTAGAGAAATTAAAACCCGTTAAAGTAAAGTCTGCAAGCCAAATTTCATTGGTAGATACCACTAGAAAAGAACAAGTAGGATTAATTTATGAAGGTTATATTAAAATACCAGAAACGGATATCTATGATTTTTTTCTATCAGCTGATGATGGCAGTAATTTATGGATCGATGGTGAATTGTTGTATAATGATGGTTTGCATGGTGGTATTGAGAAAATGGAAAAATTTGCTTTAAAAAAAGGATTTCACAGTCTCAAAATATCATATTTTCAAGCTACTGGAGATGCTGAATTGAGTTTGAAGGTGGCTTCTTCAAAAATAAAAAAGCAAAATGTCCCAATGGAATGGTTTTTTCAAAAATTAAGAAAATGA
- a CDS encoding beta-mannosidase: MKLYKIFLVYIFCLPIEADAQILKQKLTTNWVFQEQDDAKWYPAKVPGEVHVDLMNNKLIPDPFYRANEKKVQWVEKENWDYKTTFDISAQTLASNHIDLVFDGLDTYADVYLNGQLILKADNMFRQWTVDVKRLVKSKGNQLLVKFYSAQNKVDAIAKADLPYFIPDNPRAYVRKAQFHFGWDWGPKLTGVGIWKEVRLESYNTKPTEKPFVAPINVELVQQPDKDGKSFYFKIDRKPVYMKGANYIPSDAFVTRMTKNDYRKMLMMAKDANMNMLRVWGGGIYEADEFYDLCDSLGIYVWQDFMFAGTMVPGDKAFFTNVKEEVKYQVKRLRHHKSIILWCGNNEIDEAFNRWGWQNQYRIKPKDSVKLWDDYTRLFRDSITKWVKEVDASRPYISTSPKYGWGVKNSFTEGDSHYWGVWWGNEDFEVFENKTGRFVSEYGMQAMPNYASVLAYTQPQDRYLFSKVLNDHQKAGNGFAKLNIYLQNYMIDSSKINKLSVEDYTYLTQCVQYYGFKNMILIHRSKAPYNMGTLLWQLNDCWPVASWSITDYYDRAPKAAWYAVKEAYRDDVKIERDIVKPKDLKLLNPKITYQIKGNQIILKSSNFAKYVFVDIAGYKGKLSDNYFDLEAGKMKIITFDQKDLKVKNVVVKLKSLWDVVGN, encoded by the coding sequence ATGAAGTTGTACAAAATATTTTTAGTTTACATCTTTTGTCTACCTATTGAGGCGGATGCCCAAATCTTAAAACAAAAATTAACTACCAATTGGGTTTTTCAAGAACAGGATGATGCTAAATGGTATCCTGCAAAAGTACCTGGGGAGGTGCATGTAGATTTAATGAATAACAAGTTAATACCAGACCCATTTTATCGTGCTAACGAAAAGAAGGTTCAATGGGTAGAAAAAGAAAACTGGGACTACAAAACTACCTTTGATATTTCTGCTCAGACCCTTGCTTCTAATCATATAGATTTAGTCTTCGACGGTTTAGATACCTATGCTGATGTTTATTTAAATGGTCAACTGATTTTAAAAGCTGATAACATGTTCCGTCAGTGGACAGTTGATGTGAAACGCCTTGTTAAGTCAAAAGGAAATCAATTATTGGTTAAGTTTTATTCAGCACAAAACAAAGTTGATGCCATTGCAAAAGCCGATTTACCTTATTTCATTCCAGATAATCCAAGAGCTTATGTACGCAAAGCACAGTTTCATTTTGGCTGGGATTGGGGACCGAAATTAACAGGTGTTGGCATTTGGAAAGAAGTGAGATTGGAAAGTTACAACACCAAACCGACTGAAAAACCTTTTGTAGCGCCCATAAATGTAGAGTTGGTGCAACAGCCCGATAAAGATGGTAAATCATTCTATTTTAAGATTGATCGTAAGCCTGTTTACATGAAAGGCGCAAACTACATTCCATCTGATGCATTTGTAACTCGGATGACTAAAAATGATTATCGCAAAATGTTGATGATGGCAAAAGATGCCAATATGAATATGTTACGAGTTTGGGGTGGTGGAATTTATGAAGCTGATGAGTTTTACGATTTGTGCGATTCATTAGGGATTTACGTTTGGCAAGATTTTATGTTTGCAGGAACAATGGTGCCAGGAGATAAAGCTTTTTTTACCAATGTAAAAGAGGAAGTAAAATATCAAGTTAAGCGATTGAGACATCATAAAAGCATTATTTTATGGTGTGGTAACAATGAAATTGATGAAGCTTTTAATCGTTGGGGATGGCAAAATCAATATCGCATTAAACCTAAAGATTCGGTTAAATTATGGGATGATTACACCCGACTATTTAGAGATAGTATTACCAAATGGGTAAAAGAAGTTGATGCCAGTAGACCTTACATTAGCACTTCGCCAAAATATGGTTGGGGTGTAAAAAATAGCTTTACAGAAGGTGATAGTCATTATTGGGGTGTTTGGTGGGGCAATGAAGACTTTGAGGTTTTTGAAAATAAAACAGGAAGATTTGTGAGTGAGTACGGCATGCAGGCTATGCCGAATTATGCTAGCGTTTTAGCTTATACACAACCACAGGATAGGTATTTGTTCTCCAAGGTTTTAAACGACCATCAAAAGGCGGGGAATGGTTTTGCAAAGCTGAATATTTACCTCCAAAACTATATGATTGATTCGTCAAAAATCAATAAACTTTCGGTTGAAGATTATACTTATCTCACTCAATGTGTGCAATATTATGGTTTCAAGAATATGATTTTAATCCACAGAAGTAAAGCACCTTACAATATGGGGACTTTGCTCTGGCAATTAAATGATTGTTGGCCAGTGGCAAGTTGGAGTATAACAGATTATTATGACCGTGCTCCAAAAGCAGCGTGGTATGCTGTAAAAGAAGCTTATAGGGATGATGTGAAAATCGAAAGAGATATTGTTAAACCAAAAGATTTAAAGTTGCTTAATCCTAAAATTACTTATCAAATTAAAGGCAATCAAATCATTTTGAAATCTTCAAATTTTGCTAAGTATGTTTTTGTAGATATTGCTGGTTACAAAGGAAAACTAAGCGATAATTATTTCGATTTGGAAGCAGGGAAAATGAAGATTATAACTTTTGATCAAAAAGATTTGAAGGTTAAGAATGTGGTAGTAAAGTTGAAGTCGCTTTGGGATGTTGTAGGGAATTAA
- a CDS encoding alpha-L-fucosidase encodes MRTIKTILFAGLVLVNSSLFAQENTGNQVIIKATDKHEDIIRKAANVKPSTRQLRWQQLELTAFFHFGVNTFTNREWGDGKEDPKIFNPTKLDARQWVRTMKEAGFKQVILTAKHHDGFCLWPSKFTEHSVKNSTWKGGKGDVVKEVAAACKEYKIGFGVYLSPWDRNHKDYGDSKIYNEYFVNQLTELLSNYGKVDEVWFDGANGTGPNGKKPVYDFANWYKLIRKLQPSATIAVMGPDVRWVGTESGYGRETEWSVLPADENMLKAIADNSQKEVAFVPAGDKMGEDLGSRSKILNAKGLVWYPAETDVSIRDGWFYHPEQDNKVKTPEKLMDIYFSSVGRNGVLLLNVPPDKNGLISESDIKTLKDWSFLRNELFAENIAKQASLKASNGNNLNSILDGSQNTYYVASPKDTTATINLTFSKPIEFDVLSLQENIAIGQRVEKFVLEYKEGEDWKTITQGTTIGYKRLLRFKSVKAREVRLRILSSRLNPTITELGLYKSK; translated from the coding sequence ATGCGAACTATAAAAACAATTCTTTTTGCTGGTCTAGTTTTAGTTAATTCTTCGCTTTTTGCTCAAGAAAATACTGGCAATCAAGTCATCATTAAAGCAACGGATAAGCACGAGGACATTATTCGTAAAGCAGCGAATGTAAAACCGTCTACGAGACAATTACGTTGGCAACAGTTAGAATTAACTGCTTTTTTTCATTTTGGCGTAAATACCTTTACCAATAGAGAGTGGGGTGATGGAAAGGAAGACCCTAAAATTTTTAATCCAACTAAACTTGATGCTCGTCAGTGGGTTAGAACGATGAAAGAGGCAGGTTTTAAACAGGTTATTTTAACTGCAAAACACCACGATGGCTTTTGTTTATGGCCTAGTAAATTTACGGAACATAGTGTTAAGAACAGTACTTGGAAAGGTGGAAAGGGCGATGTGGTTAAAGAAGTAGCCGCTGCCTGTAAAGAATACAAAATTGGTTTTGGTGTTTATTTATCCCCATGGGACAGGAACCATAAGGATTATGGCGATAGTAAAATTTATAATGAATATTTCGTAAACCAGTTAACCGAATTACTAAGCAATTATGGTAAAGTAGATGAGGTTTGGTTTGATGGTGCAAATGGAACCGGTCCAAATGGTAAAAAGCCTGTTTATGATTTTGCCAATTGGTACAAGCTGATTAGAAAACTACAGCCATCGGCAACTATTGCAGTTATGGGACCAGATGTGCGTTGGGTAGGAACTGAAAGTGGTTATGGGCGTGAAACGGAATGGAGTGTTTTGCCTGCGGATGAGAATATGTTAAAAGCAATTGCCGATAATTCTCAAAAGGAAGTGGCTTTTGTGCCAGCTGGTGATAAAATGGGTGAGGATTTAGGTAGTCGCTCGAAGATTTTAAATGCTAAAGGTTTGGTTTGGTATCCAGCAGAGACTGATGTATCTATTCGTGATGGTTGGTTTTATCATCCAGAACAAGATAATAAAGTGAAAACACCAGAGAAATTGATGGATATCTATTTTTCATCGGTTGGCAGGAATGGTGTCTTGTTATTGAATGTTCCACCCGATAAAAATGGTTTAATAAGCGAGAGTGATATCAAAACCTTAAAAGATTGGTCGTTTTTAAGGAACGAATTATTTGCAGAAAACATAGCCAAACAAGCTAGCTTAAAGGCAAGTAATGGTAATAATTTAAATTCAATATTAGATGGCAGTCAAAATACTTATTATGTTGCCTCGCCTAAAGATACCACTGCTACCATTAACCTTACTTTTTCAAAACCAATAGAATTTGATGTTTTATCGCTGCAAGAAAACATCGCCATTGGCCAAAGAGTTGAAAAGTTTGTGTTAGAATATAAAGAGGGGGAGGATTGGAAAACGATTACTCAAGGCACTACAATTGGTTATAAAAGATTATTGCGTTTTAAATCCGTTAAAGCAAGAGAAGTAAGGTTACGAATATTATCATCGAGGTTAAATCCAACAATTACTGAGTTGGGATTGTATAAAAGCAAATGA
- a CDS encoding SCO family protein codes for MIKIKNIVAIVALISLSICFYACNNDKKLPIYGQREAQITKDADGNEKVDTIYQTIPNFKFLNQDSTYLTQDAFKEKIYIADFFFTSCTTICPIMHRNLKTVYDEYKNNPDVMFLSHTIDFKYDKPSVLKNYAQKLGVDTKKWQFVYGPKEEVYSLAEKSYLTVVGEDKTAPDGYMHQGWLVLIDKEKRMRGAYDGTKEEQVAKLKEDLKTLIAEEK; via the coding sequence ATGATAAAAATTAAAAACATTGTCGCCATCGTTGCTTTAATAAGTTTAAGCATTTGCTTTTACGCTTGTAACAACGATAAAAAATTACCTATTTACGGTCAACGCGAAGCACAAATAACAAAAGATGCAGATGGAAATGAAAAAGTAGATACCATTTACCAAACCATTCCAAATTTTAAATTCTTAAATCAAGATAGCACTTACTTAACTCAAGATGCGTTTAAAGAAAAGATATACATAGCAGATTTTTTCTTTACTTCTTGCACCACCATTTGCCCTATCATGCATAGAAACTTGAAGACTGTTTATGATGAATATAAAAACAATCCAGATGTGATGTTTTTATCTCATACAATAGATTTCAAATATGATAAACCTTCGGTTTTAAAAAATTACGCCCAAAAACTAGGTGTCGACACTAAGAAGTGGCAATTTGTTTATGGCCCTAAAGAAGAAGTTTATTCATTGGCTGAAAAAAGCTATCTAACTGTGGTGGGCGAAGATAAAACAGCGCCAGATGGTTACATGCACCAAGGTTGGTTAGTATTAATTGATAAGGAAAAAAGAATGCGTGGCGCTTATGATGGCACAAAGGAAGAGCAAGTTGCCAAGCTAAAAGAAGACTTGAAAACACTTATAGCAGAAGAAAAATAA
- a CDS encoding cytochrome-c peroxidase, with product MRHLKIYLILIASMGMLYACSKTEIVKPQTEEIRFVVPTNFPDAVYKFDGNILTNNGFALGKKLFYDARLSADKSISCGSCHQQFAGFANLDHKVSHGVNNCLGKRNAPVLFNLAWQREFFWDGGAKNLEIVPINAITDVCEMGSDLNTIVTFLNNTAPYPSLFKDAFGSATVNSQNLLKALTQFTAAMVSANSKYDKVMRKETVFTTEEQQGYQLFKDKCANCHTEPLFTNLNYINNGLDLNSVDEGRKTITDLVSDKGKFRVPTLRNIELSSPYMHDGRFNTLEKVLEHYNAGVQANENLDVSLSKNSQLGIPLSNIQKQQITSFLKTLTDDEFIKNKIFSEN from the coding sequence ATGAGGCATTTAAAAATATACCTCATACTTATAGCAAGTATGGGGATGTTGTATGCCTGTAGTAAAACTGAAATAGTTAAACCACAAACTGAAGAAATTCGGTTTGTGGTTCCTACTAACTTTCCAGATGCGGTATACAAATTCGATGGAAATATTTTAACTAATAATGGCTTTGCTCTAGGCAAAAAGCTATTTTACGATGCACGATTATCAGCAGATAAATCAATTTCCTGCGGTAGCTGTCACCAACAATTTGCAGGTTTTGCAAACCTAGACCATAAAGTAAGTCACGGGGTTAACAATTGTTTAGGGAAGCGAAATGCACCTGTATTATTTAACCTAGCTTGGCAAAGGGAATTCTTTTGGGATGGTGGTGCTAAAAACTTAGAAATTGTACCCATTAATGCGATAACAGATGTATGTGAAATGGGAAGCGACTTAAATACAATTGTCACTTTCTTAAATAACACGGCTCCCTACCCTAGCCTTTTTAAAGATGCTTTTGGTTCAGCAACCGTCAATTCGCAAAACCTTTTGAAGGCACTAACACAGTTCACGGCGGCGATGGTTTCTGCAAATAGCAAGTATGATAAAGTGATGAGAAAGGAAACTGTTTTTACTACTGAAGAACAACAGGGATATCAGTTATTTAAGGATAAATGTGCCAACTGCCATACCGAGCCTTTATTTACTAATCTAAACTACATCAATAACGGATTGGATTTAAACAGTGTTGATGAAGGGCGCAAAACGATTACAGATTTAGTTAGTGATAAGGGGAAGTTTAGAGTTCCAACTTTGAGAAACATCGAATTATCATCGCCATATATGCATGATGGCCGTTTTAATACATTAGAAAAAGTACTAGAACATTATAATGCTGGTGTGCAAGCGAATGAAAATTTAGACGTTTCGCTTTCCAAGAATTCGCAGCTAGGTATTCCGCTATCTAATATTCAAAAACAACAAATTACAAGTTTTTTAAAAACATTAACAGATGATGAATTTATCAAGAATAAAATTTTCAGTGAAAATTAA